Proteins co-encoded in one Streptomyces roseochromogenus subsp. oscitans DS 12.976 genomic window:
- a CDS encoding maltokinase N-terminal cap-like domain-containing protein — translation MPKTITVRPRTSAAFDGPLVSLSGLLREWLPGQRWFAGKDRPVTDLSVLSVTELFPGCLHVLMHASHAPVPTPGGTSPPGDCYQLLLGLREQHAPRLERAFIGRAGQGPFAGLAVYDALHDPRSAHLLLERLRQPGTAGPLRFDADPGALVPGGLPPRLLDVEQSNSSIVYGDAYILKVFRRIQPGVNPDLEVTAALAAQGCTRVPAPVAWFGTTAPQPATLGVLQPFLPDATDGWTLALRALAAGDDFTAEADELGGAMAEVHLALAEAFGPAGPNASASARCT, via the coding sequence ATGCCGAAGACCATCACCGTTCGCCCGAGAACCTCGGCGGCCTTCGACGGGCCTCTTGTCTCCCTGAGCGGGCTGCTGCGCGAGTGGCTGCCGGGGCAACGCTGGTTCGCGGGCAAGGACCGGCCCGTCACCGATCTGTCGGTGCTGTCCGTGACCGAGCTGTTCCCGGGGTGTCTGCATGTGCTGATGCACGCCTCGCACGCGCCCGTGCCGACGCCGGGCGGCACTTCCCCGCCGGGCGACTGCTACCAGCTGCTGCTCGGGCTGCGCGAGCAGCACGCCCCGCGGCTGGAGCGGGCGTTCATCGGGCGGGCCGGGCAGGGGCCGTTCGCCGGGCTCGCGGTGTACGACGCGCTGCACGACCCGCGCTCGGCCCATCTGCTGCTGGAGCGGCTGCGGCAGCCCGGTACGGCGGGGCCGCTGCGGTTCGATGCCGACCCGGGTGCCCTGGTGCCGGGCGGTCTGCCACCGCGGCTGCTGGACGTCGAGCAGTCCAACTCCTCGATCGTGTACGGCGACGCGTACATCCTGAAGGTCTTCCGCCGTATCCAGCCGGGCGTCAACCCGGACCTGGAGGTGACGGCCGCGCTGGCCGCGCAGGGCTGCACCCGGGTGCCCGCGCCGGTGGCCTGGTTCGGTACGACCGCGCCGCAGCCGGCCACGCTGGGCGTGCTGCAGCCTTTCCTGCCGGACGCGACCGACGGCTGGACGCTGGCGCTGCGCGCGCTCGCCGCGGGCGACGACTTCACCGCCGAGGCCGATGAACTGGGCGGGGCCATGGCCGAGGTGCATCTCGCGCTCGCCGAGGCGTTCGGCCCGGCCGGGCCGAACGCCTCGGCGAGCGCGAGATGCACC
- a CDS encoding alpha-glucosidase C-terminal domain-containing protein, with amino-acid sequence LAFLREAPMTEKSGDDLVLCVHNFSRFAQPTELDLRAYDGRHPVELIGGVRFPAIGELPYLLTLQGHGFYWFRLTRVASRIGRRR; translated from the coding sequence GCTGGCGTTCCTGCGCGAGGCCCCCATGACGGAGAAAAGCGGCGACGATTTGGTGCTGTGCGTCCACAACTTCTCCCGCTTCGCCCAGCCCACCGAACTCGATCTGCGTGCCTACGACGGACGGCACCCGGTCGAGCTGATCGGTGGGGTGCGCTTCCCGGCCATCGGTGAACTGCCCTACTTGCTGACCCTGCAGGGCCACGGTTTCTACTGGTTCCGGCTCACCCGAGTCGCATCCCGCATCGGCCGCCGTCGCTGA